In Limibacter armeniacum, a single window of DNA contains:
- a CDS encoding serine hydrolase — protein MKNLSDRKQPKNFYNHFTFYHFPLRVYLLSASIFLFTNCNDDGDFSHLNNGDELITDLEWASLRDLSSDAFGERFEQYKERGWIIKDIDAYQGRANMLYSMVWEENHDNRKWQEWRDLTNDGYHAKWEELKGKGYRPSDIEAYLTDNSMRYAGIWEENVEGLKWSSHRDLTAEEYGELFDERSGAGYRLVDMEAYQTPSGIRYAAIWYENTDNRGWAQYRDMSREVYQERIDAFLNDGYSVIDFESYMLNGQQRYAAIWEKNRYNRATAVRSDRTETEYANYWRYYRDLGMRLIDFERYETPNGTRYAGVWTENNARYSWAEKGNIDNIIEDYREANDIPGISVAIIHQGDLVYQRGFGMADIGASKQAHGRTVYLAASVSKVIGGTLAAKMESEGRLADGTTVNLDLTKKTTDYLDIPVEGHTHSVEDLLAHLGCIWEYDNGPEPPIDHYNTSQLALEEIWNTPPMSNCSIGSSINYSTHGFTFVGAVLEKVSGRPVAQLVEEEIADRYGFNSMRVQYRTQNMRSNYERAKPYSDDNSQTEATYEDNSWKVLGGGIEVDAVDLAWFGWKTLNGEIVDADTRDNRMWTRMLPASPYGLAWAIGTDTFGHSHQLVGHEGSWAGARSSLMIYRGSDQLVIAILSNRRGHNPGQDLAQVIAEEILH, from the coding sequence ATGAAAAACTTATCAGATAGAAAACAACCCAAAAACTTTTACAATCATTTCACCTTTTATCACTTTCCATTAAGAGTTTACCTGCTGTCGGCATCAATATTCCTTTTTACAAACTGTAATGATGACGGTGATTTTTCCCATTTGAATAATGGAGATGAATTGATAACCGATCTCGAATGGGCTTCATTGAGAGACCTTTCCAGTGATGCTTTTGGAGAAAGGTTTGAGCAGTACAAAGAACGAGGCTGGATAATCAAGGATATAGATGCCTATCAGGGAAGAGCCAATATGCTTTACTCCATGGTTTGGGAAGAAAACCATGACAACCGCAAGTGGCAGGAATGGCGTGACCTTACCAATGATGGCTACCATGCAAAGTGGGAGGAGCTGAAAGGAAAAGGGTATAGGCCGAGTGATATAGAAGCCTATCTTACAGATAACTCTATGCGTTATGCGGGAATCTGGGAGGAAAATGTAGAAGGGCTGAAATGGTCTTCTCATCGTGACCTGACAGCAGAAGAATATGGAGAACTCTTTGATGAGCGATCGGGCGCGGGGTATCGCCTTGTAGATATGGAAGCCTACCAAACACCATCAGGAATCAGGTATGCCGCCATCTGGTATGAAAACACGGATAACCGTGGTTGGGCACAGTATCGGGACATGTCAAGGGAAGTCTATCAGGAGCGTATAGACGCTTTTCTGAATGACGGATACAGCGTAATTGATTTTGAGTCCTATATGCTGAACGGTCAGCAACGGTATGCCGCAATATGGGAAAAGAATCGCTACAATCGGGCGACGGCTGTACGTTCAGATAGGACAGAAACAGAATATGCCAACTACTGGAGGTATTATAGGGATCTTGGTATGAGGCTAATTGATTTTGAGCGATATGAAACACCAAATGGTACTCGCTATGCAGGTGTATGGACTGAAAATAATGCGCGTTACAGTTGGGCTGAAAAGGGAAATATTGACAACATTATTGAGGACTACCGAGAGGCTAATGATATTCCTGGTATTTCGGTAGCCATTATTCACCAAGGAGACTTGGTATACCAGCGGGGTTTTGGAATGGCAGATATTGGCGCTTCTAAGCAGGCACATGGGAGGACGGTTTACCTGGCGGCTTCTGTTTCAAAAGTGATAGGAGGAACCTTGGCTGCCAAGATGGAAAGTGAAGGCAGGTTGGCAGATGGTACAACGGTAAATCTGGATTTAACTAAAAAGACTACAGATTACCTAGACATTCCTGTAGAAGGGCATACGCATAGTGTCGAGGATTTGCTGGCTCATTTGGGGTGCATATGGGAATATGATAATGGCCCTGAACCACCTATTGATCACTATAATACATCTCAACTGGCTCTGGAGGAAATATGGAATACTCCTCCTATGTCAAACTGTAGTATCGGTAGTAGCATAAACTATTCTACTCATGGATTCACATTTGTGGGGGCTGTATTGGAAAAGGTGTCTGGTCGACCGGTAGCTCAATTGGTAGAAGAGGAAATAGCAGACAGGTATGGCTTTAACAGTATGAGGGTTCAGTACCGGACGCAGAACATGCGATCCAACTACGAAAGAGCAAAACCTTACAGCGATGATAATAGCCAGACAGAAGCGACCTATGAAGATAATTCTTGGAAAGTACTTGGAGGAGGAATAGAAGTGGATGCGGTTGATTTGGCTTGGTTTGGCTGGAAAACCCTCAATGGTGAAATTGTAGATGCAGATACAAGAGACAACAGAATGTGGACACGCATGTTACCTGCTTCTCCATATGGGTTGGCGTGGGCTATAGGGACAGATACCTTTGGTCATTCTCACCAATTGGTAGGACATGAAGGGAGCTGGGCTGGAGCGAGGTCTTCCCTTATGATATACAGAGGCTCAGATCAGCTGGTGATAGCAATTCTTTCTAACAGAAGAGGACATAACCCAGGACAGGATTTGGCTCAAGTGATTGCAGAAGAAATTTTGCATTAA
- a CDS encoding GNAT family N-acetyltransferase, producing MNYRIDYVKQSEYPKVVDVWEASVRATHHFLEEGDIEYFKPLILNSYLDMVELRCVRNERREILAFLGVAENSLEMLFIHPDSRGKGIGKALVEYAINEFKITKVDVNEQNEQAVGFYFHCGFEVDSRSELDSLGKPYPILHMKLKTQS from the coding sequence ATGAATTATAGAATCGATTATGTAAAGCAGTCGGAGTACCCAAAAGTGGTAGATGTTTGGGAAGCTTCTGTGAGGGCTACGCACCATTTTTTGGAGGAAGGAGATATTGAATACTTTAAGCCACTTATCTTAAACAGCTATTTGGATATGGTAGAACTAAGGTGTGTCAGAAATGAAAGGAGAGAAATTCTGGCATTTCTTGGAGTAGCTGAAAATAGTCTCGAAATGCTCTTTATTCACCCTGATTCAAGAGGAAAAGGTATCGGAAAAGCATTAGTGGAGTATGCAATTAATGAGTTTAAGATTACCAAAGTGGATGTCAATGAGCAGAATGAACAAGCTGTTGGTTTTTACTTCCATTGTGGCTTTGAGGTAGACAGCCGTTCTGAGTTGGATAGCTTAGGCAAGCCTTATCCAATTCTGCATATGAAGTTGAAAACTCAATCCTAA
- a CDS encoding SRPBCC family protein, with product MQRTIKLKKVLPYTPDVVWKALTDSNFLGQWFMENDLVPEVGREFTFRMAPQKGWDGITHCQVIELEPLKKISYTYRGEATGEKAMACAGIHSDTVDRAAKGIFAKLDTVLSFTLEPTCGGTILQMEHSGYRGFKMVLVSLIMTMGWKKQLGKKLPKLLEKLSDRKISVS from the coding sequence ATGCAGCGAACAATCAAGCTCAAAAAAGTGCTTCCATACACACCGGATGTTGTATGGAAGGCGCTTACCGATTCAAATTTCTTGGGACAGTGGTTTATGGAAAATGACCTTGTACCAGAAGTCGGTCGTGAATTTACTTTCCGTATGGCTCCCCAAAAAGGCTGGGACGGTATTACGCATTGTCAGGTCATAGAATTGGAGCCTTTGAAAAAAATCAGCTATACCTATCGGGGTGAGGCAACCGGAGAGAAAGCGATGGCTTGTGCGGGTATCCATTCCGATACGGTAGATCGGGCAGCCAAGGGAATCTTTGCCAAGCTGGACACTGTGCTAAGTTTTACATTGGAGCCAACTTGTGGCGGCACTATCCTTCAGATGGAGCATTCGGGTTACAGAGGATTCAAGATGGTGCTGGTTAGCCTTATTATGACCATGGGATGGAAAAAGCAGTTGGGAAAGAAACTGCCGAAATTGTTGGAGAAATTATCGGATCGGAAGATATCGGTAAGCTAA
- a CDS encoding DUF2891 domain-containing protein: protein MKKQLLYFVACVLLVACKNQSAQDKQDTPVQEATTNHSEASAQPMRLSLENANVLAELPLSCIQTEYPNMIHHRMNEKDEAKQPHELYPAFHGCYDWHSSVHGHWSLVKLLKTYPELEKAETIRFALQQNMTKENILQEVAYFEKEHHKSFERTYGWAWLLKLSQELYTWNDPTGKQLKENLQPLTDVIRNNFINFLPKLKYPVRVGEHTNTAFGLSLAWDYAQTVGDQELSALIVSRAKDFYWQDQNCPMSWEPSGYDFLSPCLEEMNLMRRVLDEKEFSQWVSTFLPALVQPDYSLAVGEVADRTDGKLVHLDGLNFSRAWSFYGLAKQYPQYSYLIGTANKHVSHSLPNLVGDHYEGGHWLGTFAIYALEEGFVLQ from the coding sequence ATGAAAAAACAATTACTGTACTTTGTTGCCTGTGTATTGCTGGTTGCTTGTAAGAACCAATCTGCACAGGACAAACAAGATACGCCTGTTCAGGAAGCAACAACCAACCACAGTGAGGCTTCAGCACAACCGATGAGGCTTTCATTGGAGAATGCGAATGTATTGGCAGAGCTTCCGTTATCCTGTATTCAAACAGAATATCCGAACATGATTCATCATAGGATGAATGAGAAAGATGAAGCAAAGCAACCGCACGAACTGTATCCGGCGTTTCATGGATGTTATGACTGGCACTCGTCAGTACACGGACACTGGTCACTGGTTAAGCTGCTGAAAACGTATCCTGAACTGGAGAAGGCGGAGACCATCAGGTTTGCATTGCAGCAAAACATGACAAAAGAAAATATCCTGCAAGAAGTGGCTTACTTTGAGAAGGAGCACCACAAGTCTTTTGAGCGTACATACGGCTGGGCATGGTTGCTGAAACTGTCTCAGGAATTGTACACATGGAATGACCCGACAGGTAAGCAGCTAAAGGAAAACCTTCAGCCATTGACGGATGTAATCAGAAACAATTTTATAAACTTCTTGCCAAAGCTGAAATATCCGGTGAGGGTTGGTGAGCATACCAATACTGCCTTTGGACTTTCACTGGCGTGGGACTATGCCCAAACGGTAGGAGATCAGGAGTTGTCAGCATTGATTGTATCCCGTGCCAAGGATTTTTATTGGCAAGACCAGAACTGCCCGATGTCGTGGGAACCTAGTGGGTATGACTTTTTGTCGCCATGTCTGGAGGAGATGAATCTGATGCGCCGTGTGCTGGATGAAAAAGAGTTCAGCCAGTGGGTAAGCACATTCCTGCCTGCTTTGGTACAGCCCGATTACAGTCTGGCGGTCGGAGAGGTTGCTGACCGTACTGACGGAAAGCTGGTACATCTTGATGGACTGAATTTCAGTAGGGCATGGAGCTTTTACGGATTGGCAAAGCAATATCCGCAGTATAGTTACCTGATCGGTACAGCCAACAAACATGTGAGCCATTCATTGCCGAACCTAGTAGGTGACCACTACGAAGGAGGACACTGGCTGGGTACTTTTGCTATTTATGCACTTGAAGAAGGGTTTGTTTTACAGTAG
- a CDS encoding glucose 1-dehydrogenase gives MSKLSQKIAVITGGNSGIGYATAKEMKAQGAEVIITGRSETKVLSAASELGVTGMIADVGNLSHLDELVNQVKERFGKIDILFVNAGVFTPTTIGQVTEEVYDQLMNINLKGAIFTIEKFIPIINDGGAIINLSSVNAYTGSYGTAIYAATKAALNSYTRTASTELAPRKIRVNAVNPGPVSTPIFGKIGMPEEQLEKMTMQLENRIPLKRFGKPEEVAKLVTFLASDDAAFITGAEYNIDGGVAVLS, from the coding sequence ATGAGCAAATTAAGCCAGAAAATTGCAGTAATCACAGGAGGCAACAGCGGTATTGGCTACGCAACGGCAAAGGAAATGAAAGCCCAAGGCGCAGAAGTCATCATTACCGGAAGATCTGAAACAAAAGTCTTAAGCGCCGCTTCCGAACTAGGTGTAACGGGAATGATTGCAGATGTTGGTAACCTGTCTCACCTAGATGAATTAGTTAATCAGGTTAAAGAACGTTTTGGCAAGATCGATATCCTTTTTGTAAATGCAGGTGTATTTACGCCCACTACAATTGGTCAGGTTACGGAAGAAGTCTATGACCAGCTAATGAATATCAATCTTAAGGGTGCTATTTTCACTATTGAAAAGTTTATTCCCATCATCAATGACGGAGGTGCTATCATTAACCTTTCTTCTGTCAATGCCTACACAGGCTCATATGGCACTGCTATATATGCGGCAACAAAAGCCGCTCTGAATTCATACACCCGAACCGCTTCTACTGAGTTGGCTCCCAGAAAAATCAGAGTCAATGCTGTCAACCCAGGTCCTGTCTCAACTCCTATATTTGGCAAAATTGGTATGCCAGAGGAACAGCTTGAAAAAATGACGATGCAATTGGAAAATAGGATTCCGCTGAAACGGTTTGGAAAACCTGAGGAAGTGGCAAAGCTCGTTACCTTCCTTGCTTCAGATGATGCTGCATTTATCACAGGAGCAGAATACAATATTGACGGTGGTGTAGCTGTACTGAGTTAA
- a CDS encoding helix-turn-helix domain-containing protein — protein MKNLDLQKRITIERLLGQADSFAAIAKAVGVHRATIIRELHRNSEDGIYCALKAQEKAHLRKAIASIRSIIRRKNHSIPLGGRRGKAKKERDPLYLSVYRIAKHRYYLYHKRKDFRSRLQQGSRFTGEAQRTLKAYLDARRKRDWWKAYRHRKQNKSIRRQWQEKAAYTYNFFRSDYWQPDNRVYHYRRRFNRIFWEPRFHRWYWRQEVKRHTKRYRYFWTPTTVGFANAIKQKPFSQQVLQLLIHPIQKTTFLPTPLAGKAFMCLIFLTWGSLPVSNTFFKMPFPIRVA, from the coding sequence TTGAAAAATCTTGATCTCCAAAAACGTATCACCATCGAAAGGCTGCTTGGTCAGGCTGATTCCTTTGCTGCAATCGCAAAGGCAGTTGGTGTACATCGTGCCACGATCATACGGGAACTGCACCGCAATTCGGAGGACGGGATTTACTGTGCCTTGAAAGCCCAAGAAAAAGCTCACCTCCGGAAAGCCATCGCCAGTATCAGGTCAATTATTCGCAGGAAAAATCACAGCATACCCCTAGGAGGCAGGAGAGGTAAAGCCAAAAAAGAACGTGATCCGCTGTATCTTTCAGTTTACCGCATTGCAAAGCACCGCTATTACCTTTACCATAAGCGTAAGGATTTCAGAAGCCGTTTGCAGCAAGGCAGCCGTTTTACGGGCGAAGCGCAACGCACATTAAAAGCTTATCTGGATGCCCGCAGGAAAAGGGATTGGTGGAAAGCGTACCGTCATCGGAAACAGAATAAAAGCATCCGCAGGCAATGGCAGGAAAAAGCAGCTTATACCTACAACTTTTTCAGAAGCGATTACTGGCAACCGGACAACAGGGTGTACCATTATCGCAGACGCTTTAACCGTATCTTTTGGGAGCCTCGATTCCACAGGTGGTATTGGAGGCAGGAAGTAAAGCGTCATACAAAAAGGTATCGTTATTTCTGGACTCCCACCACTGTTGGTTTTGCCAATGCTATAAAACAAAAGCCATTTAGCCAACAAGTCCTTCAGCTGCTAATTCACCCAATCCAAAAAACAACATTCCTGCCGACCCCATTGGCAGGCAAGGCTTTTATGTGCCTAATTTTTTTAACATGGGGTAGTTTACCTGTTTCCAATACTTTTTTCAAAATGCCATTTCCAATCAGGGTAGCCTGA
- a CDS encoding DNA topoisomerase IB — MKKLKHTDDDSLCYKRKKQGKGFTYLDEHGKKINDHDTIERIEALVIPPMWSEVWICRFSEGHIQATGRDEKGRKQYLYHEEWQRQQQQQKFDRMKPFGNALPDMRKRCLMDLEQKDWEKEKVLALMVLLLDETGIRIGNQQYAEQNNSYGLSTLRRKHLHLKGKELLFKFNGKSNQQQEVHIENHELIRYIKKSAELPGYELFRYQDDSDKWHTVNSEEVNEYIHQTIGEEFYCKDFRTWAASRTAIECYPDAVSLYKEAPKKKLPNILIRLVAEQIGNTESVCREYYVHPNILQLVAQEVFPKNTYKDSIKPFGHSAEEKLLLKII, encoded by the coding sequence GTGAAAAAGCTTAAACATACTGATGATGATTCACTCTGCTATAAAAGAAAAAAGCAGGGAAAAGGCTTTACCTATCTGGATGAGCATGGCAAAAAAATCAATGACCATGACACAATCGAACGAATCGAAGCTTTAGTGATTCCTCCCATGTGGTCAGAGGTCTGGATATGCCGATTTTCAGAGGGGCATATCCAAGCCACAGGAAGGGATGAAAAAGGGCGCAAACAGTATCTTTATCATGAAGAATGGCAACGCCAGCAACAGCAGCAAAAATTTGACAGGATGAAGCCTTTTGGCAATGCCTTACCTGATATGCGTAAGCGTTGCCTGATGGATTTGGAACAAAAAGATTGGGAAAAAGAAAAAGTACTGGCATTGATGGTACTTTTACTTGATGAAACTGGCATACGTATCGGTAACCAGCAATATGCAGAACAGAACAATTCTTATGGACTCTCTACTCTCAGGCGTAAACACCTGCATCTGAAAGGAAAGGAGTTATTATTCAAGTTTAACGGCAAAAGTAATCAACAGCAAGAGGTTCATATTGAAAACCATGAGCTGATTCGTTATATCAAGAAGTCCGCTGAACTTCCCGGCTATGAACTCTTCCGCTATCAGGATGACTCAGACAAGTGGCATACTGTAAACAGCGAAGAGGTAAACGAATACATCCACCAGACCATAGGAGAAGAATTTTATTGTAAAGACTTCCGTACTTGGGCTGCAAGTCGGACAGCGATTGAGTGTTACCCTGATGCTGTTAGCCTTTACAAGGAAGCACCTAAGAAAAAGTTGCCAAACATACTCATCAGGTTAGTAGCAGAGCAGATCGGCAATACCGAATCTGTTTGTAGAGAATATTATGTCCACCCAAACATTTTGCAGCTTGTAGCGCAAGAAGTTTTTCCAAAAAACACTTACAAGGACAGTATCAAACCTTTTGGGCATTCGGCTGAAGAAAAACTCTTACTGAAAATCATATAA
- a CDS encoding 3'-5' exonuclease has product MYLFFDTETTGLPLNWKAPMTDLDNWPRIIQLAYASYDEGGNLLKKRVELIKPDGWIMPTGDFWIENGFSQEQSEELGLPILEVLQDFITQVEQNPYLIAHNMSYDYNVAGAELIRAKLFAKKKPVKICTKDESTDFCKLEGPYGYKWPKLEELHHILFEEGFDNAHDALADVEACARCFFELVRRGVINL; this is encoded by the coding sequence ATGTATTTGTTTTTTGATACAGAGACTACTGGCTTGCCCTTGAACTGGAAAGCACCAATGACTGATTTGGATAACTGGCCACGAATTATACAATTGGCTTATGCCAGCTATGATGAAGGTGGAAACTTATTGAAAAAGCGGGTAGAACTGATCAAGCCTGATGGTTGGATCATGCCAACTGGAGATTTCTGGATTGAGAACGGATTCTCTCAGGAGCAGAGTGAGGAGTTGGGATTACCAATTCTTGAAGTATTGCAGGATTTCATCACTCAGGTGGAGCAGAATCCATACTTGATCGCTCATAACATGAGCTATGATTATAATGTTGCAGGTGCTGAACTGATTCGGGCTAAACTGTTTGCCAAGAAAAAACCTGTGAAGATCTGTACCAAAGATGAAAGTACTGACTTCTGTAAGCTGGAAGGTCCTTATGGTTATAAATGGCCAAAGCTGGAAGAACTGCACCATATCTTATTCGAAGAAGGTTTTGATAATGCACACGATGCTTTGGCAGATGTAGAGGCTTGTGCAAGATGTTTTTTTGAATTAGTTAGAAGAGGTGTGATCAACCTGTAA
- a CDS encoding hemerythrin domain-containing protein: MTIFESIRQDHDIQRKLADELIQTSGSSQRRKEVFEEFKKELQAHAEAEERYFYIPLFQEDMTQDHARHGVAEHHEIDELIEKLEKTDMSNAAWLQYAKDLKDKVCHHLDDEEHKFFQLAGKVLTEGHKSSLGKKYRSAMQERHAGYVKES, encoded by the coding sequence ATGACAATATTTGAATCGATAAGACAAGATCATGACATTCAGCGGAAACTTGCTGACGAACTGATTCAGACCTCAGGAAGTTCCCAAAGAAGGAAAGAGGTTTTTGAGGAGTTCAAGAAAGAACTTCAGGCACATGCAGAAGCTGAAGAACGGTATTTTTATATCCCTCTCTTTCAGGAGGACATGACACAAGATCATGCTAGGCATGGAGTAGCCGAACACCATGAGATTGATGAGCTGATTGAGAAATTGGAAAAAACGGATATGAGCAATGCTGCATGGTTGCAATATGCCAAAGATTTAAAGGATAAGGTTTGTCACCATTTGGACGATGAGGAACACAAATTCTTCCAGTTGGCAGGCAAAGTACTGACTGAAGGTCATAAATCTTCCTTGGGTAAAAAGTACCGTTCGGCTATGCAGGAAAGGCATGCTGGGTATGTCAAAGAGTCCTAA
- a CDS encoding porin family protein gives MKRYLLIFLILVNFSAKSYTQIIFEKGYFIDNDSQKIECLIKNIDWKNNPIKFDYKISESQSSESIGIDSVLEFGIGDVSKYRRYTVEIDRSSELLNNLSIHRNPTFQKEQLFLKVLVEGDAILYGYEDGNLKRFFYQKRNEEEAPKQLVYKAYQNKGGYIGYNNQFRQQLWNHLKCEKISLKDIERLDYEKKDLIGLFVQYNGCSGEAAVVSYEPSKKRDIFDLTLRLGMAYSQLMVKSSIYGDYTSTVNFEDKITFRVGLQAEFYLPFNKNKWSVLTEPTFQCFISEGVIRDNVNKIHYQSIEVPIGLRHYFYLNHKNKLFLNGVFLVDFSNNSKIDRENAVDLEIKTRNNWAFGFGYKYRNKYSCEVRYQTNRELLSDYLYHSANYSTLSLMLGYTLF, from the coding sequence ATGAAAAGATACCTGTTAATTTTTTTGATATTAGTCAATTTTAGTGCTAAAAGTTATACGCAAATTATTTTTGAGAAAGGTTATTTTATTGATAATGATAGTCAAAAAATTGAATGTTTAATCAAAAATATAGATTGGAAGAATAACCCGATTAAGTTTGATTATAAAATATCAGAAAGTCAGAGCAGTGAAAGTATAGGGATAGATTCAGTTTTAGAGTTTGGTATAGGAGATGTGTCCAAATACCGTAGATACACTGTTGAAATTGACAGGTCAAGTGAACTACTTAATAATTTATCAATACACAGGAATCCAACTTTTCAGAAAGAACAACTCTTTTTAAAAGTGTTGGTGGAAGGAGACGCAATTTTGTATGGTTATGAAGATGGTAACCTGAAACGTTTTTTCTATCAAAAAAGAAATGAAGAAGAAGCTCCTAAGCAATTAGTATATAAAGCCTATCAGAATAAAGGAGGTTATATAGGGTACAATAACCAGTTCAGGCAACAACTATGGAACCATTTAAAGTGTGAAAAAATCTCTCTAAAGGATATTGAACGCCTAGATTATGAAAAAAAGGATCTGATAGGGCTTTTTGTTCAATACAATGGTTGTAGTGGAGAGGCTGCTGTTGTGAGCTATGAACCAAGCAAAAAAAGGGACATATTTGATCTTACCTTACGTTTAGGTATGGCTTATTCACAGCTAATGGTTAAATCAAGTATATATGGGGATTATACATCTACTGTAAACTTTGAGGATAAAATAACTTTTAGGGTAGGTTTACAGGCTGAATTTTATTTGCCATTCAATAAAAACAAATGGTCTGTATTGACTGAGCCAACTTTTCAGTGCTTTATTTCAGAGGGAGTAATACGTGATAATGTGAACAAGATACATTATCAATCAATTGAAGTGCCTATTGGACTGAGACATTACTTTTATCTGAATCATAAAAATAAGTTATTCCTTAATGGGGTGTTTCTAGTTGATTTTAGTAACAATTCAAAAATCGATAGGGAAAATGCAGTTGATTTAGAAATAAAAACAAGAAATAACTGGGCTTTTGGTTTCGGGTATAAATACAGAAATAAGTATAGTTGCGAAGTAAGGTATCAAACTAACAGAGAGTTATTGAGTGATTACCTTTATCATAGCGCTAATTACAGCACATTGTCATTAATGCTTGGTTACACCTTATTTTGA
- a CDS encoding DUF1801 domain-containing protein translates to MKSDATTPESYLNELPEDRRTVMQKIREVILENLPEGFEEVMNYGMIGYVVPHSIYPAGYHCNTDNPLPFISLASQKNYIGLYHMGIYADVELMDWFKAEYAKVITTKLDMGKSCIRLKKMDQVPYELIGELVSKITPEQWVKTYEAALKKPM, encoded by the coding sequence ATGAAATCTGATGCTACTACACCCGAATCATATCTGAATGAACTTCCCGAAGACCGAAGAACTGTAATGCAAAAAATCAGGGAAGTAATACTTGAAAACTTGCCTGAAGGTTTTGAAGAAGTGATGAATTATGGAATGATAGGCTATGTGGTGCCACATTCCATTTATCCTGCCGGTTATCATTGTAATACTGACAATCCTCTTCCGTTTATAAGCCTTGCCTCGCAGAAAAACTATATTGGACTGTACCATATGGGTATTTATGCCGATGTGGAGTTGATGGACTGGTTTAAGGCTGAGTATGCGAAGGTCATTACAACTAAGTTAGATATGGGGAAAAGCTGTATTCGTTTGAAAAAGATGGATCAGGTTCCTTATGAACTTATAGGAGAGTTGGTTAGTAAAATAACGCCTGAACAGTGGGTGAAGACCTATGAAGCCGCATTGAAAAAACCTATGTAG
- a CDS encoding energy transducer TonB: protein MKNSFFIITLLLITTFSSAQKIKKVSVKDESGLKETYSVLKSDPSVRHGEYKKATNYLLVKGQYSHGERSGVWEYYSPKSKLVQQYDFTSDTLLYNYNGLEYAMDSTQYTRSIVILGGLYPVLKQVGRSIRYPAEAKKNRTEGKVNVKFVVDAKGNVKQMEVVEGIGDGCDEEVMKAFQGVEFECIPALDLKGSPVESEFVLPISFKLD from the coding sequence ATGAAAAACAGCTTTTTTATAATCACACTCTTGTTGATTACCACTTTTTCATCTGCTCAGAAAATAAAGAAAGTTTCAGTGAAAGATGAAAGCGGATTAAAAGAAACCTACAGTGTCTTGAAGTCCGACCCATCAGTCAGGCATGGCGAGTACAAGAAGGCTACAAATTATTTGCTGGTGAAAGGTCAGTACAGTCATGGGGAAAGAAGTGGCGTATGGGAGTACTATTCACCTAAATCAAAATTGGTTCAGCAATATGATTTCACTTCTGATACGCTTCTGTATAATTATAATGGACTCGAATATGCAATGGACTCAACGCAGTACACTAGGTCCATTGTCATATTGGGAGGTTTGTACCCTGTCCTGAAGCAGGTTGGAAGATCAATAAGGTATCCTGCTGAAGCAAAAAAGAATCGTACAGAAGGAAAGGTCAATGTCAAGTTTGTGGTTGATGCAAAAGGAAATGTAAAACAGATGGAGGTAGTAGAAGGAATTGGTGATGGTTGTGATGAAGAAGTGATGAAGGCATTTCAAGGTGTTGAATTTGAATGTATTCCGGCTCTTGACCTGAAGGGAAGCCCTGTCGAGAGTGAGTTTGTATTGCCGATAAGTTTTAAGTTAGACTAA